A window of Mucilaginibacter paludis DSM 18603 contains these coding sequences:
- a CDS encoding YHYH protein, whose translation MKAKLFLASSIALLTIIICACKKNSSNTDTSTVTNIGANVPDVYKKIYGATDIYIEGDFVVIKAKNLPDHKSPYYQGTQWASTKYEAYNGTNPNWQQNPNTIAENDATYKIPLHPAVAASHASTPLGAMGVAINGIAIFNQYAAMRAPLTNEINGFDQYGGHPQLSGVYHYHAEPFYLTSTKGKDALIGFLLDGFPVYGPTENSKTITNADLDVYHGHTTATADYPNGIYHYHITSADPYINGNGFYGTPGTISQ comes from the coding sequence ATGAAAGCTAAACTATTCCTTGCCAGCAGTATCGCGTTACTAACGATAATTATATGCGCCTGTAAAAAAAATTCGTCCAATACTGATACCAGTACAGTTACCAATATAGGCGCCAATGTGCCTGACGTTTACAAAAAAATTTACGGCGCTACCGACATTTATATTGAGGGCGACTTTGTAGTGATCAAGGCAAAAAATCTTCCCGATCATAAATCTCCTTATTACCAGGGCACGCAATGGGCATCTACTAAATACGAAGCTTATAATGGCACTAACCCCAACTGGCAACAAAACCCAAATACCATTGCCGAAAATGATGCTACTTATAAAATCCCCTTACATCCGGCGGTTGCTGCCAGCCATGCATCAACACCATTGGGAGCTATGGGTGTGGCCATTAACGGGATAGCCATTTTTAACCAGTATGCTGCCATGCGCGCACCGCTAACTAACGAGATAAACGGGTTTGATCAATATGGCGGCCACCCGCAACTAAGCGGGGTTTACCATTACCATGCAGAGCCTTTTTACCTAACAAGTACCAAAGGAAAAGATGCCCTGATAGGATTTTTACTGGATGGTTTCCCCGTTTACGGCCCAACCGAAAATAGCAAAACGATAACCAACGCCGATTTGGATGTTTACCACGGACATACAACGGCTACCGCCGATTACCCGAACGGTATCTATCACTATCACATTACATCAGCTGACCCTTACATTAACGGAAATGGATTTTATGGCACTCCCGGAACCATATCTCAATAA
- a CDS encoding Spy/CpxP family protein refolding chaperone, with product MKNYKLWLAVVIILLIINSGVLALMWFHKSRPGHGNYGPAMEPKDILISTLSLTTKQQELFAVMRNKHRQLTNTLSRQNHLLHDSLFNYIKAPKIDTALINRLSDRISNNQSLVEKATLYHFRELRAILTMAQQQKFDSIIQDVVRMMSGPGRKPGQRLGGLHGEESERPQGPPPEDMRPGQNLPPEGPPHN from the coding sequence ATGAAGAATTATAAACTTTGGTTAGCTGTGGTAATTATACTGCTCATTATTAACAGTGGGGTATTGGCTTTGATGTGGTTCCATAAAAGCAGGCCCGGCCATGGCAATTACGGTCCAGCTATGGAACCGAAAGACATCTTGATAAGCACCCTTTCCCTTACAACAAAACAGCAGGAGCTATTCGCCGTTATGCGAAATAAACACCGGCAGCTAACTAACACGCTTAGCCGGCAAAACCATCTGTTGCACGATAGCCTGTTCAATTACATTAAAGCGCCCAAAATAGATACAGCGCTGATTAACCGACTGTCGGACAGAATTAGCAATAACCAATCCCTTGTTGAAAAGGCTACCCTATATCATTTCAGAGAGCTACGTGCCATTTTAACCATGGCACAGCAACAAAAATTTGACAGCATTATACAGGATGTAGTACGTATGATGAGCGGACCGGGCCGCAAACCGGGCCAACGCCTGGGAGGGCTCCATGGCGAAGAGAGCGAACGACCGCAAGGGCCGCCACCCGAGGATATGAGGCCAGGGCAAAACCTTCCGCCCGAGGGACCACCACACAATTAA